The following coding sequences lie in one Filimonas effusa genomic window:
- the traN gene encoding conjugative transposon protein TraN: MKKVMLFNLLFVGFFFSRVHAQVAGEVKNIYVSFYETVLVVFDAPVQDYDRGSADILAKIVSNNKRVIKIKANRENFKPTTLSVFTDDGAIYSLRVFFTEVAPSLEYRLKAPGRPSITGLLPKSDTASPTLNTIRRNVDTISLFKKMARHAKASNNGMKINLRGIYVDNGILYFHLTLANRSNIPYIIDYSKTYQRDKSKAKRTSVLEQEISPVYQLLSPGEVVSNRSGQTWILAFPQFTIADSKFMTIDLFEKNGDRHLQLKIKGKDILKAKPLFPDKMEP, from the coding sequence ATGAAAAAGGTGATGTTGTTTAATTTATTGTTTGTTGGATTTTTCTTTTCCAGGGTACACGCTCAGGTTGCTGGTGAAGTGAAAAACATATATGTAAGTTTTTACGAGACAGTTTTAGTGGTATTTGATGCTCCCGTTCAGGATTATGACAGGGGATCGGCAGATATACTGGCAAAAATTGTCAGCAATAACAAACGTGTCATTAAAATCAAAGCCAACCGGGAGAATTTTAAGCCGACTACCTTATCTGTTTTTACCGATGACGGTGCCATCTATTCTTTAAGAGTGTTCTTTACCGAAGTTGCGCCATCGTTAGAATATCGTTTAAAAGCACCGGGAAGGCCCTCTATTACAGGGTTGTTGCCTAAATCGGACACAGCTTCCCCAACCTTAAACACCATTAGGAGAAATGTGGATACCATCTCCTTATTCAAGAAAATGGCGCGGCATGCCAAAGCAAGCAATAATGGTATGAAAATCAACCTTCGCGGGATTTATGTAGACAATGGCATCCTTTATTTCCATCTCACACTGGCCAATCGATCCAATATCCCTTACATCATTGATTATAGCAAAACATACCAGCGGGATAAATCCAAAGCGAAGCGTACCTCTGTACTGGAACAGGAAATTTCGCCTGTTTATCAGTTATTATCCCCCGGTGAGGTTGTTTCCAATAGATCGGGGCAGACTTGGATTTTAGCTTTCCCTCAGTTTACGATAGCTGATTCCAAGTTTATGACAATCGACCTGTTTGAGAAGAATGGCGATAGGCATCTTCAATTGAAGATCAAGGGGAAAGACATCTTGAAAGCAAAACCATTATTCCCTGATAAAATGGAGCCATAA